The following proteins are co-located in the Pyxicephalus adspersus chromosome Z, UCB_Pads_2.0, whole genome shotgun sequence genome:
- the TTF1 gene encoding transcription termination factor 1 produces MSDSKTVDHHAKKRKRKTGDVSFSEDVSYYEHSELEVSRKKKKKHAYNKHRSTTDETLMKVDSSDNLSPSYSHKSFVRNEDISEQGSSKQDFISNTCKSAKKSKKKKFKEGTEVETVGESDHSGQPSLNDSHSLHSTEVADSKKDRLSESVRKKKKKLRPPESSSLEEDISEDVQQTSPLIQLYGNTAVESSVRKKKKKLKEGQMADDVQQTIELSSPNKVSSQKSGQKSKEKNKEKSSASPKKTLIPESKNASPSSKWEITRSSKKKKKVSAQKEDTRSKPSSKNIALVEGSEEEFFGNITKATHSETDCYNVETPVKTKKSVNHKTSKKNRDQNVTAEFEESYNNDIEITVDKETSILQDENQYGPSQSRQSSSLSASEILRTARKRDVALLEEYFPNIRSKSGKFVIDLLHYELKRIKEAKARGIKFETGRFDSAEDEMIKKNVEEFVNLVGLESGEVLFHSYMFPEMKGTIEKLKKRYHFRQRIAHGLARTLAEVYTRAAKLYDLSSTKGRFSEEEVKKLQKGVMLYGHQWTTVGKLIGRNRKHTQLKASQLKREFTGGKWSSKEINRLIQAVKENVLDSLKKLKGKDVTNWESQKVPKEMLFSGIPWVKIEEKVETRNWTHCKSKWNDLLLIRMNDGVSPFEGVVGWQTHIDIIRWLGESKLHKGQVNWTKMAADIGNIPPAVLQQKIYKMKARHVPDWQSLSFKEIVDYLYTEFLPKLEARLAPKLVDGIDVPEKKDEFLFGDIFRKYVDDDKNFLSQSFCSDD; encoded by the exons GAGATGTATCGTTCTCAGAAGATGTCTCTTATTATGAACACTCTGAATTAGAAGTAtctaggaaaaagaagaagaaacatgCATACAACAAACATAGGAGTACAACTGATGAGACATTAATGAAAGTTGACTCCTCAGATAACCTCTCACCTTCTTATAGCCACAAGAGCTTTGTCAGAAATGAGGACATTTCAGAACAGGGGTCATCAAAGCAGGACTTTATTTCCAACACTTGTAAGTCAGCTAAGAAgagcaagaaaaagaaatttaaagaagGGACTGAGGTAGAAACTGTAGGAGAGTCTGATCATTCTGGCCAACCAAGTTTAAATGACAGTCACAGTCTGCATTCCACTGAAGTGGCTGACTCTAAAAAAGATCGGCTTAGTGAATctgttagaaaaaagaaaaagaagctgAGACCCCCAGAGTCCAGTAGTCTGGAGGAAGATATTTCAGAGGATGTACAACAAACATCTCCACTGATACAGTTATATGGAAATACTGCTGTTGAAAGTTCtgtaagaaaaaagaagaaaaaactaaaagaagGTCAAATGGCTGATGATGTCCAACAAACCATTGAACTGAGCAGTCCAAATAAGGTTTCCTCTCAGAAATCTGgacagaaaagcaaagaaaagaataaagagaagTCCTCAGCTTCACCAAAAAAGACTTTGATACCTGAATCCAAAAATGCAAGTCCCTCAAGCAAGTGGGAGATTACTAGGTCttcgaaaaaaaagaaaaaggtttcgGCACAAAAAGAGGATACCAGGTCCAAACCAAGTAGTAAAAATATTGCCCTTGTTGAGGGATCTGAGGAGGAATTCTTTGGAAACATTACAAAGGCAACACATAGTGAGACCGATTGTTATAATGTGGAAACTCCAGTGAAGACTAAAAAATCTGTAAACCACAAGACatcaaaaaaaaacagggatCAAAATGTCACTGCAGAGTTTGAGGAGTCATACAACAATGATATTGAAATTACTGTTGATAAGGAAACCAGTATTCTACAGGATGAAAACCAATATGG GCCTAGCCAAAGCAGACAGTCATCGTCTTTATCAGCCAGTGAAATTCTGCGTACTGCACGTAAAAGAGATGTTGCTCTGCTTGAGGAGTATTTTCCCAATATAAGATCTAAGTCAGGAAAGTTTGTCATTGATCTACTTCACTATGAACTGAAGAGAATTAAAGAAGCCAAAGCAAGAG GAATTAAGTTTGAGACTGGGCGATTTGATAGCGCAGAAGATGAAATGATCAAGAAAAATGTAGAAGAATTTGTGAATTTAGTAGGATTGGAGTCGGGTGAGGTGCTATTTCACAGCTATATGTTTCCAGAGATGAAGGGCACTATCGAAAAGTTGAAGAAACGGTACCACTTTCGGCAAAGAATTG caCACGGACTAGCCCGCACCTTAGCTGAGGTTTATACTCGAGCAGCAAAGTTATACGATTTGTCTAGCACTAAGGGACG tttttcagaagaagaagtaaaaaaactTCAGAAAGGAGTAATGTTGTATGGTCATCAGTGGACAACTGTTGGAAAATTGATTGGCCGAAACCGTAAACATACTCAGTTAAAGGCATCACAGCTTAAGCGGG agTTTACTGGGGGAAAGTGGAGCAGCAAGGAAATAAACAGACTTATTCAGGCAGTGAAGGAGAATGTTCTAGACTCACTGAAGAAACTAAAGGGGAAGGATGTCACCAACTGGGAATCGCAGAAAGTTCCTAAGGAGATGCTGTTTTCTGGAATTCCCTGGGTCAAGATTGAGGAAAAGGTAGAGACAAGGAACTGGACACATTGCAAGTCAAAGTG GAATGATCTCCTGTTAATACGGATGAATGATggtgtgagcccttttgagggagtTGTTGGCTGGCAGACACATATAGACATTATTAGATG GTTAGGTGAATCTAAACTACACAAAGGTCAAGTTAATTGGACTAAAATGGCTGCAGACATTGG AAATATTCCTCCGGCGGTCTTGCAACAAAAGATTTATAAGATGAAGGCTCGGCATGTTCCTGACTGGCAGAGTTTGAGCTTTAAAG AAATTGTGGATTACTTGTACACTGAGTTTCTACCAAAACTTGAAGCCAGGTTGGCACCAAAACTTGTGGATGGAATAGAT GTGCCAGAGAAGAAGGATGAATTCTTGTTCGGTGACATCTTTAGGAAATATGTTGACGATGACAAAAACTTTTTAAGCCAATCATTCTGCAGTGAtgattaa